CGAAGAGGGTGCGGACGTCACCCTCGAGCGCGTGGTGATGCGCGCCCTTTCCGGGCCGTACGCCTGGCGCGCCGAACGGCTGCACGAGTGGGAGCGCGAACTCGCGGTCGCAGCGGAGGAGAGCGGCGACGCCGGGGAAGACGAGGACGGCGTGGGCCCGCCGGCCACGGTCGAACCGGAGGTCGCGGACGAACGGCTGGTCGCGAACGTCCGGGAGGAAGCCGCCACCTCCCTGCGCCGTGTCCGGCGGATCACCACCGATGCACCGGTGATCTGGGGCGCGGTCCCCGCGCGCAATCCGGAGTTCGTCGGCCGCCGGGATCTGCTCGACCGGCTCGGTGCGAGCCTGGAATCGGCCGACAGCGCGATCTTGCACGGGCCGGGCGGCCTCGGCAAAACCCAGCTCGCGGTCGAGTACATCTACCGGCGGCTCCGTAACCACGACCTCGTCTGGTGGGTCAGCGCGACCCAGGAGAGCCAGATCCGGGCGTCCTTGATGGAATTGGCCCGGCAACTGCGCCTGCCGGGCGCGGACGAGACGGTCGCCGCGGTACCGGCTGTCCTCGCCGCGCTCCGGGCCGGCCAGCCGTACCGTCGCTGGCTGATCGTTTTCGACGCGGCCGATGACCCCGAGTTCCTCCTGCCGTTCCTCCCGGTTGGCGGGCCGGGGCGGATCCTGGTCACGGCACGCGACGCCGCCTCCGGCACCTTCCCTGCGGAGCCGATCGAGGTCGACCGGTTCTCCCGCGCCGAGAGCATCGACCTCCTGCGCCGGAGGGATGGCACGGTCACGATGGCCGACGCCGAGGCGCTGGCGGAGAAGCTGGGTGACTTGCCGATCGCACTGGCCCAGGCCGCGGCCTGGCGAGCCGAGACCGGGATGCCGGTCGCCGACTACACCCGGCTGCTCGACGAAAAGATGGCTGAGCTGCACACCTTGTCCCCACAGCAGACCGACTACGAGATCTCCGTGACGGCGGCCTGGAACGTCTCCTTCGACGGGCTCTCGACCCGCAACCCCGCCGCACATCAGCTGCTCCAGGTGTGCGCGTTCTTCGCCGCCGAACCGGTTTCCCGCAGCCTGTTCGCCGGGGTTCGCGGTGTTTCGATCGCGCCGGAGCTGGACACCGCGATGCGCGATCCGGTCCTGTTGGACCGGGCACTCCGGGAGATCAACCGGTGCCGGCTGGCAAAGCTGGACCACCGCAGTGGCACCTTGCTCCTGCACCGGCTCGCGCAGTTGGTGCTGCGGGCGATGATGACGGACGAGACCCGTACGCGAATGCAGCACGGTGCCCACCTCCTGCTCGGCAACCTCGATCCGAACGACCCGGAGGCGGCCCGGCAGTGGCCGCAGTACCAGATGGTGCTGCCGCACCTCCGGCACGCCGAGCTGATCGACTGTGACGATCCGTGGGTCCGGCGGTTGGTACTCAACCTGATGAAGTTCCTGTACTTCTCCGGTGACCACGTGGGCGCGCTCACTCTGTCCGAAGAGGTCGTCGCCGCCTGGACGGAGCGGTACGGTGCTGAGGACCCGCAGACGCTCGCCGCGTCGGAGCAACTCGGATTCGTGCTCTGGGTGCTCGGCCGGTACGAGGCGTCGTCGGAGGTCAGCAGACGGACGTTGCGGCTCTACCGGCGGACCTTCGGTCCGGAGTCGGAACAGGCGCTGGGTGCCGAAGTGCTGGTGGCGACCGGACTGAAGTCCAGCGGCGACTTCTTCGCCGCCCGTGACCTCAACCGGCAGACCTACGAAAAGGTCCGCTCGCTGTTCGGCGACGACGATCCGACCGCGCTCGAAGCAGCCCACGACCTCGTCGTCTCACTCCTGCTGGCCGGGGACTACGAGCAGGCTCGCTGGCTCAGCGAGGACACCTACGAGCGCCGGTCCGAGAGCCTCGGGTACGACAACTGGAAGACCATCCTCACCCTGAACATCATGATCATCTGTCGTCGCGAGCTAGGTGACTACTCGTGGGCGCGGATCGAACAGGAGAAGGTCCTGGAGCGGGTCCGCGGGCTTTTCGGTTCGGGAACCGACGGTGTAATCCGTCGTGACCTCCACCTCGCGGTGGCACAACGCAAGGACGGTTACCACGAGGCGGCGCTGACCCTGTCGGGCAGCGCGCTCGAGCGGTTCCGGCTCAAGTACGGGTCGGACCACCCCAACGCAATGGCTTGCGCGCTCGCCCATTCGATCGACTTGCGCAACGCCGGTGAACTGACGGCGTCGCTGAAGCTGGGCGAACAGGCGCTGTCGCTGTACCGGGGCAGCCTGGGTGATCGACACCCACACACGCTGGCCGCCGAAGCCGACATCGGCGTCACCCTGCGTCTGCTCGGCGATCCGGCGATCTCGCTGGCCCGGGACGAACGTGCGCTCTCCGGCCTGCGTGATCGGCTGGGGCCGGCCCATCCGCACGTTCTGGCCTGCGCGATCAACACGGCGAACGACTGGTTCGCGCTCGGCGACGTGCAGCGGTCCCTGCGGATGAACACCGACACTCTGGCGCGGTTGCGCCGGGCGCTGCCCGAGAACCACCCCACTACTCTCGCCGCGCGGCTCAACCGGGCCCTGGACCTCGAGCGGCTCGGCCGCTTCCGCGAAGCGTTGAGCCAGCACCGGGACGTGCTCGTCGTGGCCGATCGGATGCTGCGCCCCGGCCATCCCGCGATTACAGCGGCGGAGAACGCTGTCCGAGCGGAGTGCGACATCGACCCGATGCCGTTGTAGCCCGGTCAGGCCTGCGCTTCGCCGATCCAACCGGCCAACTCGTCGACCGCCGGTGATCTCCTCGCAGCGCGCAGCTCCCGGTGCACTGCGCGGACCAGTTCCGGCACGCTGAGCAAGGCGTGCGCGGCAGGCCCGGCCGGCAGGGAAAGACCGAGGCCGATCAACGCTGCGGCGTGTTCCGGATCCTGTCCGAGCACAGCGCGGTAAGCGGTTCGGGCTTCCTCATCCGAGCCGGCGATCAACCGGTGATCGCCCTCGAGTGCGCCCGGCACCTGCGACCATACCTGCGACAGCTTGATTTCTCCGTCTTGGCCTAGCCGGATCCGGATCAGGTCGGCACGGGCGTTCGCCCACTCGCCGTCCGAAACGGTGTCGAGGCGGCCGCCCGGTGCCACCTGCGGGCAGGGCTCGCCGCGCAGCCAGGCCCGGACGAGGTCGGCTGTCGCCTTCGGCTCAGGGCGGACGTGGCGGAGCCGCCAGCCAGCGTAGTGGTCCGCGGCCAGCTTCTCCGCCCAGTGCACTGCTTCGGGGGCGCCCGGTTCGGATTGCCACGGGCCGAAGACGGCGGCGAGTTCGTTCAGGAACCGTCGTCCCGCGTCAGTCAGCGCGGCGTCGTCCCGGATCGCTTCGAGGGTCTGCCACGTCTGGGCCCGCCAGTGAACGAACTCGAAGGCGGCCAACCGGTTTTCCGGCTGCGCCCGCGACAGCGCCCGCCAGAAAGCCGAAACCCCGAAGAACGCGTAGACCCCGTGCACCAAGCCTCCGAGCGGGCGAGGGTCCTCCCGCCACGGCGCGTAGAGCCGTTCGGTGCGGTCGTCGTCGTGCAGCCGCGCCAGTTGCAAGAGGCCGCCCAGCCGGATGTGCTGGAACTCGTGCACCAGGGCCGCGGCGAGGGTGGCGGGCTCTTCGGCCTCGGGCCCGGCGATGACCGCGCTCCCGAAGGCTTCGCCCGTCGACGCGCTGGGGAGCCGGAACGGGACGGCTGGGTTCGGCACGATCGATGTCAGACCGGCGGGCAAGGTCTCCGCGTACTCGGGCAGGTGCTCGACGATCAGCCGCCAAGCTTCGCCGAGCAGGTCCCGCCAGTTCGCCGCTTCGGCCTCCGTCAGCCGGTCCGGCGGAATGGGGTGGTAGAGGCCACGATGCGGGTCCAGGTCGTCGAGCCGCAGAGCCAGAACCCGGCCCTCGGACTCGAAACGGAACTCCCGGAGAGGGTTCCAGGTTGCCGTATCGGGCGCGGCCTGCGAGCGATCGCCGCTGATCATGAAGGATCCGGCCATTCCGTGCACTTCGGCAGTGGTGAACCCGCCGCCTTCGGTCAATCGAGCCGCGCCCAGCGTCGGCAGCACGACGATGTCGTTCCAGACCGGCACCCGGATGGTGAACCGCAGGCCCGCGTGGATCGCTGCGGCCGCAGCGAGCGTGTGGAGGTAGCCGTAGTGGACCCAGAGTGGGCACTCGCCCGTCAGTCCCTGCTCGATCAGCCGGGTGGTGTAACCCGCCCAGCTCCCCGTGTAGGGGTGGGCGATCACGCGCTCCAGCGCGTCCGGCTCGGTCTCCTGAGCTCGAACCAGCAGATCCCAGGCTGTCTCGACGGAGTCGAGCGGGCCTGTCACACGTCCATCTGCTTCCGCCAGGTTCACGAGACCGGACAACAGGAGCAACCGGCGACTGCGATCAGCGCTGCGCAGCACGCTCCCGGCGCTCATCCCACCGGTGCCCGCGGCCAGGTTGTCGAAGACGTCCCAGGAAATCGAGTGCAGGTCCGGTTCGGACGTCACGTGATTCTTCGTGTGCACCATGAGCTCTCGGGCTCGCCTTCAGTCGACGCGTTTGGCGCCGCCACTACCGCTCGCGGTCACCGGGATGTGTGCGGTCCGGTCCGCAGCGTGGCGAATCGAACGGCGAAACGCGACGGGATCGAGTTTTCGCAGTTCTGAGAGCGAGAACGCGCTCAGGTCGAGGAGTTCGGATCTGATCCCCGGTTGCTCATTGCCATCCGGCGATCGCATGCCGATAATTCCTCTTCCATAACCATCGATTCAGCAGGGACGGAGCGTAAGTTACCACGTCGAGCGCTGCTCCAATAGGGTGACCCCGGTTAAGTGTTTTCGCTGGCAACAGGGTCCTGGGGCCAAATTTTGATCGAACATGTATTCGATGATGAGGTTGACTTGTCGGGCGTCGCCGAATTAGACACGCTGTGTTATGAAGGGGTTGCTCTTGGGTACGGCCGGGGAGGCGTAATTCCCGGTTGATTGTCCCTTTGTCGCGACAATGATCTTCTGCTGCTGCGTCTAGTCTGCGACGTCGAGAATCGTGTGCAGGAGGACTGTCAGCTCGGCCTCGAAGTGGGGCCGGGTTGCCACCCGGCGGGTGCGGGCCAGGTCGTTTGCGATGGTCAGGGCCGCGTGAACTGTGATCTTTGCCTCTCGGGGGGGCAGGTCCGGCTGCACCGCCGAAAGCAGTGTGACCCACTGGGTGACGTAGTCCCGTTGCACTCGCAGCAAATCCGCCTTGTCCCGGTCCGGCATCGTCACGCGGTCCGCCGAGAACGACACCAGCAGTTCCGGCGTGTGCAGGATCGTGTGCACGTACGACCCCGCCAGGCGGCGCAGTGCGGAGACCTCGTCCGGTGCTTGCAAGGCACGCTCGGCCGCCAACGCCAGCCGGTCCGCTGCTCGGTGCCCGATCGCCACCATCAGCGCGGCCTTGCTGGGGAAGTGGCGGTAGACGCTCGGGCCTGCGATGCCCGCCGCCGCTCCGATGTCCTCCATGCTCACGTCGTGGAAGCCGCGTTGGGCGAACAGGCCCGTCGCCGCCGCCAGGACCTGCTCGCGGCGGGACGGAGTACCAAGGCTCACCCCCGGCGATGACGGCGGTGAAGACGGCGCCGGCAGTGTGGCGTTGAGCACACCGAGGGCCAGCTCGACCAGCAGTGCGGCGAACCGGCGGCGCGCCACCGACGTGTGGTGGACGGACACGCTCCCGAACACCGACAGGGCTGCCCAGCACAGCAGCTCGGCGTCCTCGGCGGGTAGCTCGGGCCGCTGGACGAGCAGCGCCTTCGACCACGATGCCAGCGCCAGCATGGACCGGCGGGCGATCTCTCGCTGGTCTTCCTTCGGGAGGTGACGGCCTTCCCAGCGCCACAGCGCCGCGATCTCCCGGCGCTCGACGGCTTGGGCCGCGAGGCGGGTGAGCAGGGCTTCCAGCTGGTCGGCGGGGGAACGGAGTCGGACAAGGCCTCCGCCGTCGCCGCCTCCAGGTCCTCGAAGCCGCTCAGGACCACGTACGCCAGGATCGCCTGCTTGTCCGCGAAGTGGCGGTACAGCGCGGGGCCGGTGACGCCCGCCGCGTCCGCGATGTCCTTGATGCCGACCCCGGGGAAGCCGCGCGCGCGGAACAGCTCCGCCGCCACCGCGGCCAGCTGGGCCTTGCGGTCGCGGGGTCGCGCACTACGGGCTTCGGTCATGGTGAAAGAACGATAGCGGCTAACGGCACACCTGCAACCCATTGACACCATGGGGTTATCCGGCGATATGTTAATGGCCATTAGCCCTACTGGCCGGTACCATCGGCCACGGTACGAAGACGTCCCACACGCTCGCGAGGAGTTGTTCTGTGAGTAGCGAGGCCTACATCTACGAGGCGATCCGCACGCCTCGCGGCAAGAACAAGGGCGGTGCCCTGCACGGCACCAAGCCGGTCGACCTGGTGGTCGGCCTGATCGAAGAGCTCAAGGTCCGCCACCCGAACCTCGACCCCACGGTGATCGATGACGTCGTGCTCGGCGTCGTCTCCCCGGTCGGCGAGCAGGGCGCGGTCATCGCGCGCACCGCCGCGCTGAACGCCGGTCTCCCCGAGACCGTCGCCGGCGTGCAGCTCAACCGCTTCTGCGCCTCCGGCCTGGAGGCCACCAACACCGCCGCGCAGAAGGTCCGCTCCGGCTGGGACAACCTGATCATCGCCGGCGGCGTCGAGTCGATGTCGCGCGTGCCGATGGGCTCCGACGGCGGCGCGCTGTTCATGGACCCGACGACCG
This genomic window from Amycolatopsis mongoliensis contains:
- the fxsT gene encoding FxSxx-COOH system tetratricopeptide repeat protein, translated to MAGEPSKRPSHVGALSWSEVADAVWLAAVLGEPVARQAGESAPESGPPEPKSSPEPPHPEPEPAPVADPPAPSAREPEPVTRRRHRPVVGGFARDVPGRGDRSAGNGRPPRSSTMLGGPDILRALRPLKQLRPSSREDDVQLDEELTAEQAVQDGLWLPVLKPVTTTRVLDLTVVVDAGSSMALWQPEVRSFLKLVQQLGAFRTVRIRYLETETRATDGSLAPVLRGGTPDAPQHSVAELLDWYGDRLMLVLTDGVGEAWRRDLVSPLLAQWSGGMPVALVHLLPQHLWKKAGIPLHRALLTSPGPFRPNRRYGFDLPDVWMTMADPEKAVNGAVPVPVLELGGRWFSWWVRLISRSVTEAVPGTVLLARDQPMPETGDDDEPVMTPTAQERVRRFLGAATPPAFRLATLLAAVPVSLPIARFVRAELVPEADTSHLAEVFTSGLLGPQTDRPDLTGDDAVFEFPASVREALLTTGRRSETVQVVIAAGERFGEQHPVLLRIADALADPDRAALPEEGADVTLERVVMRALSGPYAWRAERLHEWERELAVAAEESGDAGEDEDGVGPPATVEPEVADERLVANVREEAATSLRRVRRITTDAPVIWGAVPARNPEFVGRRDLLDRLGASLESADSAILHGPGGLGKTQLAVEYIYRRLRNHDLVWWVSATQESQIRASLMELARQLRLPGADETVAAVPAVLAALRAGQPYRRWLIVFDAADDPEFLLPFLPVGGPGRILVTARDAASGTFPAEPIEVDRFSRAESIDLLRRRDGTVTMADAEALAEKLGDLPIALAQAAAWRAETGMPVADYTRLLDEKMAELHTLSPQQTDYEISVTAAWNVSFDGLSTRNPAAHQLLQVCAFFAAEPVSRSLFAGVRGVSIAPELDTAMRDPVLLDRALREINRCRLAKLDHRSGTLLLHRLAQLVLRAMMTDETRTRMQHGAHLLLGNLDPNDPEAARQWPQYQMVLPHLRHAELIDCDDPWVRRLVLNLMKFLYFSGDHVGALTLSEEVVAAWTERYGAEDPQTLAASEQLGFVLWVLGRYEASSEVSRRTLRLYRRTFGPESEQALGAEVLVATGLKSSGDFFAARDLNRQTYEKVRSLFGDDDPTALEAAHDLVVSLLLAGDYEQARWLSEDTYERRSESLGYDNWKTILTLNIMIICRRELGDYSWARIEQEKVLERVRGLFGSGTDGVIRRDLHLAVAQRKDGYHEAALTLSGSALERFRLKYGSDHPNAMACALAHSIDLRNAGELTASLKLGEQALSLYRGSLGDRHPHTLAAEADIGVTLRLLGDPAISLARDERALSGLRDRLGPAHPHVLACAINTANDWFALGDVQRSLRMNTDTLARLRRALPENHPTTLAARLNRALDLERLGRFREALSQHRDVLVVADRMLRPGHPAITAAENAVRAECDIDPMPL
- a CDS encoding HEXXH motif domain-containing protein, whose product is MVHTKNHVTSEPDLHSISWDVFDNLAAGTGGMSAGSVLRSADRSRRLLLLSGLVNLAEADGRVTGPLDSVETAWDLLVRAQETEPDALERVIAHPYTGSWAGYTTRLIEQGLTGECPLWVHYGYLHTLAAAAAIHAGLRFTIRVPVWNDIVVLPTLGAARLTEGGGFTTAEVHGMAGSFMISGDRSQAAPDTATWNPLREFRFESEGRVLALRLDDLDPHRGLYHPIPPDRLTEAEAANWRDLLGEAWRLIVEHLPEYAETLPAGLTSIVPNPAVPFRLPSASTGEAFGSAVIAGPEAEEPATLAAALVHEFQHIRLGGLLQLARLHDDDRTERLYAPWREDPRPLGGLVHGVYAFFGVSAFWRALSRAQPENRLAAFEFVHWRAQTWQTLEAIRDDAALTDAGRRFLNELAAVFGPWQSEPGAPEAVHWAEKLAADHYAGWRLRHVRPEPKATADLVRAWLRGEPCPQVAPGGRLDTVSDGEWANARADLIRIRLGQDGEIKLSQVWSQVPGALEGDHRLIAGSDEEARTAYRAVLGQDPEHAAALIGLGLSLPAGPAAHALLSVPELVRAVHRELRAARRSPAVDELAGWIGEAQA